A single window of Betta splendens chromosome 11, fBetSpl5.4, whole genome shotgun sequence DNA harbors:
- the trim46b gene encoding tripartite motif-containing 46b isoform X5, whose protein sequence is MAEMDLKAATSTMEALVRISSSMKSLEHELHCPVCKDIVKQPVVLPCQHSVCLLCAAEVLVANGYPPPELPPDPKSPASTPNTRSPRQARRPAPRAEPRPIDRVLRSGPHPPSPSTPRSPGYGPHPGRRRKEGPAPAMMFPCAPCGREVELGEKGLGDCLRNLTLERIVERYRHTVSLGSVAVTCQFCKPPHALEATKGCGDCRANFCNECFKLYHPWGTPRAQHEHILPTLNFRPKVLTCPDHEQEKLQFYCRSCQRLLCPLCKLRRAHGGHKVLPVAQAYQALKEKITKEMNYILSNQDTVLAQITQLESGITQTEVNGVAAREQLAQSIRDLTAALAERHAALTQALEAARQRRGEALGAQVAERRALMEHAGLMAFTQELLKETDQPCFVQAARQTHSRLSKAIDSLQHFSLAADPSFRHFQLDVSKELKLLTELNFTQAPFAPVIDTQRTLAYDQLFLCWRLPPDSAPAWHFSVEYRRRGVVPGGGGARGGPRAGPAAARWGWQRRDEVSGGSAVVDRLEMDSVYVLRVRGCNKAGYGEYSEEVYLHTPPAPAAHSPPPPPLPPRRQPSRLLRNVSTAFPPPVPR, encoded by the exons ATGGCAGAGATGGATTTAAAAGCGGCCACGTCCACGATGGAAGCTCTGGTTCGTATTAGC TCCAGCATGAAGAGCCTGGAGCACGAGCTGCACTGTCCCGTGTGCAAGGACATCGTCAAGCAGCCCGTGGTCCTGCCGTGCCAGCACAGCGTCTGCCTCCTGTGCGCCGCCGAGGTGCTGGTGGCCAACGGCTACCCGCCCCCCGAGCTCCCGCCGGACCCCAAGTCGCCGGCCTCCACGCCCAACACCCGCTCCCCCCGCCAGGCCCGGCGCCCGGCGCCCAGAGCCGAGCCGCGGCCCATTGACCGCGTGCTGCGATCAG GCCCCCACCCGCCCTCGCCGTCCACGCCCCGGTCCCCGGGATACGGGCCGCACCCGGGCCGGCGCCGCAAGGAGGGCCCGGCGCCAGCCATGATGTTCCCCTGCGCCCCCTGCGGCCGAGAGGTGGAGCTGGGCGAGAAGGGGCTCGGCGACTGCCTGCGGAACCTGACGTTGGAGCGCATCGTGGAGCG GTACCGGCACACGGTGAGCCTGGGCAGCGTGGCCGTCACGTGCCAGTTCTGCAAACCGCCCCACGCGCTGGAGGCCACCAAGGGCTGCGGCGACTGCCGGGCCAACTTCTGCAACGAGTGCTTCAAGCTGTACCACCCGTGGGGGACGCCGCGGGCGCAGCACGAGCACATCCTGCCCACGCTCAACTTCAGGCCCAAG GTTCTGACCTGCCCGGACCACgagcaggagaagctgcagttCTACTGCCGCTCGTGCCAGCGGCTGCTCTGCCCTCTCTGCAAGCTGCGCCGCGCGCACGGCGGACACAAGGTCCTCCCGGTGGCGCAGGCCTACCAGGCCCTGAAG GAGAAGATCACGAAGGAGATGAACTACATCCTGTCCAACCAGGACACGGTGCTGGCCCAGATCACGCAGCTGGAGAGCGGCATCACGCAGACCGAG GTCAACGGCGTGGCGGCCCGGGAGCAGCTGGCGCAGAGCATCCGGGACCTGACGGCGGCGCTGGCCGAGCGGCACGCGGCGCTGACCCAGGCGCTGGAGGCGGCCCGGCAGCGGCGCGGCGAGGCGCTGGGCGCGCAGGTGGCGGAGCGGCGGGCGCTGATGGAGCACGCCGGCCTCATGGCGTTCacgcaggagctgctgaaggagacGGACCAGCCGTGCTTCGTGCAGGCGGCGCGTCAGACCCACAGCAG actgAGCAAAGCCATCGACAGCCTCCAGCATTTCTCTCTGGCCGCCGACCCGTCCTTCAGGCACTTCCAGCTGGACGTCAGCAAGGAGCTGAAGCTCCTGACGGAGCTGAACTTCACCCAGG CGCCCTTCGCGCCCGTCATCGACACCCAGCGCACGCTGGCCTACGACCAGCTCTTCCTGTGCTGGCGGCTGCCGCCGGACTCGGCGCCGGCCTGGCACTTCTCGGTGGAGTACCGGCGCCGCGGCGTGGtgccgggcggcggcggcgcccgcgGCGGGCCCCGGGCCGGGCCGGCCGCGGCCCGCTGGGGCTGGCAGCGGCGGGACGAGGTGAGCGGCGGCAGCGCCGTGGTGGACCGGCTGGAGATGGACAGCGTGTACGTGCTGCGCGTGCGGGGCTGCAACAAGGCGGGCTACGGCGAGTACAGCGAGGAGGTGTACCTGCACACGCCGCCGGCGCCAG CCGCGCActcgccacctcctcctccgctccctccaCGCCGCCAGCCTTCGCGCCTCCTGCGGAACGTAAGCACTGCATTCCCGCCTCCCGTCCCCCGGTGA